The Watersipora subatra chromosome 1, tzWatSuba1.1, whole genome shotgun sequence genome has a window encoding:
- the LOC137405449 gene encoding caspase-3-like isoform X1 yields the protein MAAARPPQDNVQLLPYRLVDDDEFEYFTKTRHGKLVIVNNYIFNGEMPNRDFSGLDRDALLQVFGQVGYWSENIKIEENLTAAEMRVLAEQVAHIDYHRRGSLVFIVLSHGGDGHLFGVDCKSCKFDYLIDPIRESECLKDIPKVFLFQACKAPANNIAMTPTRSGDGARPPQPSHLTTDALKHGLSSQCITYPRSDMLIAYSVLPGTPYGSMFIQAFAEVMRRHGRRHEATLMLARANRIMWEMFVNRRPIESWACPVVISQLGKKFFFA from the exons ATGGCGGCAGCTAGGC CCCCTCAGGATAATGTACAACTGCTTCCCTATCGTCTCGTCGATGATGATGAGTTTGAGTACTTCACAAAGAC ACGCCATGGAAAATTAGTCATTGTCAACAACTATATATTTAATGGTGAAATGCCCAACAGAGATTTCTCAGGTTTAGACAGAGATGCTCTCTTGCAAGTCTTCGGTCAAGTAGGGTACTGGTCGGAAAATATCAAGATCGAAGAAAACCTGACGGCTGCTGAAATGCGAGTGTTAGCTGAACAAG TCGCACACATAGATTATCACAGACGTGGTAGTTTGGTGTTCATTGTGCTCAGCCACGGCGGTGATGGACACCTGTTTGGAGTCGACTGCAAGTCGTGCAAATTTGACTACTTGATCGATCCAATCAGGGAGTCCGAATGTCTTAAAGATATtccaaaagtatttttgtttcag GCATGCAAAGCCCCTGCCAACAATATAGCTATGACTCCAACAAGGAGTGGCGATGGAGCACGACCACCACAACCTTCTCATCTCACTACTGATGCTCTTAAGCATGGACTATCCAGTCAATGTATTACATACCCAAGATCGGATATGCTAATTGCTTATTCGGTTTTACCAG GTACCCCATATGGATCAATGTTTATTCAGGCTTTTGCTGAAGTTATGCGACGACATGGGCGAAGGCATGAAGCTACACTAATGCTTGCGAGGGCAAATCGGATCATGTGGGAAATGTTTGTTAATCGGCGACCTATTGAGTCATGGGCATGTCCCGTTGTCATCTCTCAGCTCGGGAAGAAGTTCTTCTTTGCATAG
- the LOC137405449 gene encoding caspase-3-like isoform X2: MPNRDFSGLDRDALLQVFGQVGYWSENIKIEENLTAAEMRVLAEQVAHIDYHRRGSLVFIVLSHGGDGHLFGVDCKSCKFDYLIDPIRESECLKDIPKVFLFQACKAPANNIAMTPTRSGDGARPPQPSHLTTDALKHGLSSQCITYPRSDMLIAYSVLPGTPYGSMFIQAFAEVMRRHGRRHEATLMLARANRIMWEMFVNRRPIESWACPVVISQLGKKFFFA; the protein is encoded by the exons ATGCCCAACAGAGATTTCTCAGGTTTAGACAGAGATGCTCTCTTGCAAGTCTTCGGTCAAGTAGGGTACTGGTCGGAAAATATCAAGATCGAAGAAAACCTGACGGCTGCTGAAATGCGAGTGTTAGCTGAACAAG TCGCACACATAGATTATCACAGACGTGGTAGTTTGGTGTTCATTGTGCTCAGCCACGGCGGTGATGGACACCTGTTTGGAGTCGACTGCAAGTCGTGCAAATTTGACTACTTGATCGATCCAATCAGGGAGTCCGAATGTCTTAAAGATATtccaaaagtatttttgtttcag GCATGCAAAGCCCCTGCCAACAATATAGCTATGACTCCAACAAGGAGTGGCGATGGAGCACGACCACCACAACCTTCTCATCTCACTACTGATGCTCTTAAGCATGGACTATCCAGTCAATGTATTACATACCCAAGATCGGATATGCTAATTGCTTATTCGGTTTTACCAG GTACCCCATATGGATCAATGTTTATTCAGGCTTTTGCTGAAGTTATGCGACGACATGGGCGAAGGCATGAAGCTACACTAATGCTTGCGAGGGCAAATCGGATCATGTGGGAAATGTTTGTTAATCGGCGACCTATTGAGTCATGGGCATGTCCCGTTGTCATCTCTCAGCTCGGGAAGAAGTTCTTCTTTGCATAG